Below is a window of Candidatus Zixiibacteriota bacterium DNA.
AGGTCGGCCCGATAGGCATCAGGGGGTGGATAAATATTCTGGAAAATCATAAAATCAGCCGGAGGGCGCTCGCTCAGAGGGACTTCGCCGATAAGATAAAGGACTTTCAGTTTCTTTTCGGTCAGCAGCGCTTCGGCATTCCACCCCGGCGCATAATTGGGAATATTGGCGGCCCATTTATCATTGAGTTCAGCCAACTTCTCTTTGTTGGAGGAAGAGAATCCGCCCGGTAGGAGCTCGGGATAGGTACCCATCGTCAAAGAGCCGAAAAGGTTGTTCTGGGATGGCAGAGGAATGACTCCGGCATTGATATTCTGAGCGAGACTACCGATTGCCTCAAGTATCTGCCGACTGTCATGGTATTTGATGAACTCCGAGCCAACCAGAATGACCGGATTGGCCGCCTCATGAAGGATGGCCGTGACATTCTTAAGCTCGACGGCAGGGATCCCCGAAATATCCTCTGCAACAGGTGCCATTGAACCTTCCTTACCGGTCAATTTTACAAGGGCATCAAATAATTCCCTTTCCTTTCCGATTGCTGGTTTGAGCCATCTCTCGGATATAACGGCAAAATTATGGTCCCGGGGATTGATCGAGATGATCCTGGCGCCGCGCCGGGTCGCTTTGCGAAGCTCGACACCGGCCACCGACCTTCCGAATTTGGTATCGAGACCGATGCAGAGAATCACCGAGGCTTTCCGAATGTCGGAAAGCGGGACGCTCAGCTTCATCAAATTCAGGTAGGCATTGAAACCGGCGCCGTAGTGGAGGCGGGCGGTGGTATCGATATGATGGGAGCCGAGGGCGGCCCGAACAAATTTCTGAGCGACATAAAGGTCTTCGTTGGTGCAATTGGGCGAAACCATCATGGCGAACTGTTCGGGCAAACAGGCGGACAATTTTTCCGCGGCGAGCGCCACCGCCGCTTCAACCGATATCTCCGCTTTGGTATCGCCTTGGAGCTGATAAGGTTTTTTCAGGCGGCGATAATCATTGACCAGTTCGTTAATACAGAATCTCCCTTTCACACAAAGCTGCCCGTCATTAATAAGCGGATCTTCAGCCGGAAGGGAGCCGATTACCTCATTTCCCTTTATCTGCAATTCAATCTGACACCCGATACCGCAAAGCGGACAGGTAGTGGTCTCGGTTCGCTCCGCTTTACCTTTCCACTTGCGGGTTTTTTCCGAAAGGGCTCCGGTGGGGCAAATCGAAACGCAGGCGCCGCAAAATTCACATCCGGCTTCGAGATGAGTCCGGCTGAAGGCCGGGCCGATAATAGTATGCCGGCCGCGTTCCTTGAACGAGATGGCGTTGGCGGTGCGAATCTCATGGCACATCCGCACACATCGGCCGCAGAGAATGCAGAGATTGTAGTCGCGGTCATAGAAAGGATCATCCTTCTCGACCCGGAGATTGCGGTAGTAAACCGGGTATTTCATCTCGGTGATACCGATTTTTTCCGCCACATCCTGCAATTCACACTGCCGGTCATTGGGGCAGTAGCGACAGCCGGTCGTGACGCCCACTTTGCGGATGGTGGATGAAAACTCCTGGCATTCGACCTTCTCGTCACAGATGAGGCAGCTGCAAGGATGCTCGCTCAGGATAAGATTTAAAATCTCGGTTCTGATTGTTTGAATCTGCGCGGTCTGAGTTCGGATTACCATTCCGTTTTCCGCCGGGGTGGTGCATGAGGTGGGGAAACCGCGCATCCCCTCAACTTCGACAATGCACATACGGCAGCCGCCGAAGGGGGACAGGTCCTTGTGAGCGCAGAGAGTGGGGATATAGACATTGCTCTTTTCGGCGGCCTCCAGAATGGTTGACCCTTTGGCCACTTCCAGAGTCTGGTTGTCGATCGTTACCGTTATGGTTTCAAATGACTTGCTCATCGGCGACTCTCCCTCGGGATCTGATGACAATAGCATCACCGGCTATGGCATCGAAACGACAGATTTCATAACAGGCTCTGCACTTTATGCACTTGGACGGATCCAGGTTGTGTGATTGTGCTCTGGGTCCGGTAATGGCACCAGTGGGGCACGCGCTGACGCAACGCTGGCATCCGGTGCACTTCTCGGGGATTACCCGGTATTCGATAAGCTCCTTGCAGACTGAAGCCGGGCAGTGTTTCTCCTTCACATGCAAAAGGTATTCCGATCTAAAGTACCGAAGCGTCGTCAAGACCGGATTCGGAGCCGTCTGCCCTAATCCGCAAAGTGAATTGTTCTTTATAGTATTGGCGAGGTTTTCCAGCCTTTCGATGTCGGCTTCTTCCCCATTTCCTTGCGTAATGCGATTCAGAATCTCTACCATTTGCGCGGTTCCGATTCGACAAGGGGAACACTTTCCACACGACTCCTCTTGAGTGAAATTAAGGAAATAGCGAGCCAGATCCACCATACAGGTGTCCTCGTCCATCACAATCATACCACCAGAGCCCATGATAGAACCGGCCTTAGCCAGGGTCTCATAATCTATTGGTAGATCCAGCATATCCTCCGGGAGACATC
It encodes the following:
- a CDS encoding molybdopterin-dependent oxidoreductase; the encoded protein is MSKSFETITVTIDNQTLEVAKGSTILEAAEKSNVYIPTLCAHKDLSPFGGCRMCIVEVEGMRGFPTSCTTPAENGMVIRTQTAQIQTIRTEILNLILSEHPCSCLICDEKVECQEFSSTIRKVGVTTGCRYCPNDRQCELQDVAEKIGITEMKYPVYYRNLRVEKDDPFYDRDYNLCILCGRCVRMCHEIRTANAISFKERGRHTIIGPAFSRTHLEAGCEFCGACVSICPTGALSEKTRKWKGKAERTETTTCPLCGIGCQIELQIKGNEVIGSLPAEDPLINDGQLCVKGRFCINELVNDYRRLKKPYQLQGDTKAEISVEAAVALAAEKLSACLPEQFAMMVSPNCTNEDLYVAQKFVRAALGSHHIDTTARLHYGAGFNAYLNLMKLSVPLSDIRKASVILCIGLDTKFGRSVAGVELRKATRRGARIISINPRDHNFAVISERWLKPAIGKERELFDALVKLTGKEGSMAPVAEDISGIPAVELKNVTAILHEAANPVILVGSEFIKYHDSRQILEAIGSLAQNINAGVIPLPSQNNLFGSLTMGTYPELLPGGFSSSNKEKLAELNDKWAANIPNYAPGWNAEALLTEKKLKVLYLIGEVPLSERPPADFMIFQNIYPPPDAYRADLVLPAASFAEVDGTFTNGEGRVQQVRKAVDPPGEALADWQWLVMIARKMDKFGFAYAGVAEIQKEIAAVVKGFREADLFDRRPEALASEGMLAESLSISSAEIGSVKEYPYLLHTYAEENNYRGFPLSNWVDGLKKLFVDGVVQLNPEDADRAGIALDDEVVVSSERFERIWKADIRAEQPPGTMSVILRQDEVIGTNPFAVRMRKKYV